Proteins encoded within one genomic window of Dermatophilus congolensis:
- a CDS encoding malectin domain-containing carbohydrate-binding protein: MPAYNTPTRTAIALALAGTITSAAVTPGHATQYSAAPAATATTTNTIRLAARTTSRVDPAGNTWKPMYTLRGTPNYRIAPASQPITNTNDPDLYRYEVYGLTGTTIPLPTAGRYNVTIATAEPYWKAKGKRVFDITAEGATVVDDLDIYATAGYSTAHNITFTTNVTDGALDLKFLASVDKAIIAGITITPAAPSAPAPAPSTATPHNSFTSRMVASPTPVTDKSGNVWNRWSATLGTNRVDRGLRGIDIQGTDDDEVYRTYVQNPRGYALDVPGKGRYKVRLAMVENTYWNKGGRVFDVLAEDTTVVKDIDITAAVGPRTAYDVTFETNVTDGILDLTFRATAGTPTISAIEVTSATTLTSYTTVERNYPGLPFPLYPGSVYATDISNAPLAANAQAVGDYIARQAATRYDGYAGFNNREFTTAMHVAEPGTPRIDIIHSCAVDWGVPSNLFDGAAHFRSVPVPANAIPAAGSDGEMSIYDPATDQLWEFWKMSRDSKNRWQACWGGRIDNFSTHETVFPDGFGASASGMAISPGMITLDDIRRGRIDHAIALAVPTPSGLGYSWPANRTDGTSTDPNAPYEGQRLRLPANLDLDRYNLTPAGRIIAEAAKKYGFIVTDNAGAVAVTAESSRVITAQTGKDPWSAYLGSDAWSTMRDFPWTELEALPVNYGKR, encoded by the coding sequence ATGCCTGCCTACAACACACCAACACGCACAGCCATCGCTTTGGCACTTGCTGGAACTATCACCTCCGCAGCAGTAACCCCAGGTCACGCCACCCAATACAGCGCAGCACCCGCAGCTACCGCAACGACCACCAACACCATTCGATTGGCTGCCCGCACCACCTCACGCGTCGATCCAGCGGGAAACACCTGGAAACCCATGTACACGCTCCGCGGAACCCCCAACTACCGTATTGCCCCTGCCAGCCAGCCCATCACTAACACCAACGACCCGGACCTCTACCGCTACGAGGTCTACGGTCTGACCGGCACCACAATTCCTCTGCCCACCGCTGGCCGCTACAACGTCACGATCGCCACCGCAGAGCCCTACTGGAAAGCAAAAGGCAAACGCGTTTTCGACATCACTGCCGAAGGTGCCACCGTCGTTGACGATCTAGACATCTACGCCACTGCTGGGTACTCCACCGCACACAACATCACCTTCACCACCAACGTTACTGACGGCGCACTCGATCTGAAATTCCTCGCAAGCGTTGATAAAGCCATCATCGCCGGAATCACCATCACCCCAGCAGCCCCATCTGCCCCCGCACCAGCGCCATCCACCGCCACACCACACAACTCATTCACCTCACGCATGGTGGCTTCACCCACACCAGTCACCGACAAATCCGGCAACGTCTGGAACCGCTGGTCAGCCACACTCGGTACGAACCGCGTCGACCGTGGGCTGCGCGGCATTGACATCCAAGGCACAGACGATGACGAGGTTTACCGCACTTACGTGCAAAACCCACGCGGATACGCCCTCGATGTTCCAGGCAAAGGCCGCTACAAAGTACGCCTCGCCATGGTCGAAAACACCTACTGGAACAAAGGCGGCCGTGTCTTCGATGTCCTCGCCGAAGACACCACCGTGGTCAAAGACATCGACATCACCGCTGCAGTCGGCCCCCGCACCGCCTACGACGTCACCTTCGAAACCAACGTCACAGATGGCATCCTCGACCTCACCTTCCGCGCCACTGCTGGAACCCCAACCATCAGCGCCATCGAGGTCACCAGCGCGACCACGCTGACCAGCTACACCACCGTAGAGCGCAACTATCCAGGCCTTCCATTCCCCCTCTACCCCGGATCGGTCTACGCCACTGACATCAGCAACGCCCCCCTGGCCGCCAACGCCCAGGCAGTCGGCGATTACATCGCCCGTCAAGCCGCAACCCGCTACGACGGATACGCAGGATTCAACAACCGTGAATTCACTACTGCCATGCACGTGGCAGAGCCAGGCACACCACGAATCGACATCATCCACTCCTGCGCCGTCGACTGGGGAGTACCGAGCAACCTTTTCGATGGAGCCGCGCACTTCCGGTCAGTGCCCGTGCCCGCCAACGCCATCCCTGCCGCGGGCAGTGACGGAGAAATGAGCATCTACGACCCAGCCACCGATCAACTCTGGGAATTCTGGAAAATGTCCCGCGACAGCAAAAACCGCTGGCAGGCCTGCTGGGGAGGACGCATCGACAACTTCTCCACCCACGAAACAGTTTTCCCTGACGGATTCGGGGCCTCAGCCTCCGGGATGGCTATCTCACCCGGAATGATCACCCTGGACGACATTCGCCGCGGACGCATCGACCACGCGATCGCTCTAGCAGTTCCCACCCCCAGCGGACTGGGATACAGCTGGCCTGCCAACCGTACCGATGGCACTTCGACAGACCCCAACGCACCCTACGAAGGTCAACGACTGCGCCTACCAGCAAACCTTGACCTAGACAGGTACAACCTCACCCCTGCCGGTCGCATAATCGCCGAAGCAGCGAAAAAATACGGATTCATCGTCACCGACAACGCCGGTGCCGTCGCAGTCACTGCCGAATCCAGCCGAGTTATCACTGCCCAAACAGGTAAAGACCCCTGGTCTGCTTATCTGGGTAGCGATGCCTGGTCCACGATGCGCGACTTCCCTTGGACAGAGCTAGAAGCACTACCCGTCAACTACGGGAAACGTTAA